In Pseudobacter ginsenosidimutans, the following are encoded in one genomic region:
- a CDS encoding NAD-dependent epimerase/dehydratase family protein, producing the protein MDVMNKEMLHVQVIRQNITQIYLLAAILSATGEKNPNLAWHLNMQSLLNVLDIAREEKLNKVYWPSSIAVFGPTSPKENCPQQTIIEPTTVYGISKYAGEFWCNYYHQRYGVDVRSIRYPGLISFKSPPGGGTTDYAVEIFHEALEEKKYTCFLKEDTYLPMMYMPDAIRGTIELMEAPASKINVRHSYNLSGMSFSPKEIGAEIKKHIPDFTIDYKPDYRQAIADSWPASIDDSVARNDWGWKHEFDLAKMTKDMLVNLEKKG; encoded by the coding sequence ATGGACGTGATGAATAAGGAAATGCTGCACGTGCAGGTGATCCGTCAGAACATCACGCAGATCTATCTGCTGGCAGCGATCCTCTCCGCCACCGGCGAGAAGAATCCCAACCTGGCCTGGCACCTCAATATGCAAAGCCTGCTGAACGTGCTGGACATTGCTCGTGAAGAGAAACTCAATAAAGTGTACTGGCCAAGCAGTATTGCCGTATTCGGTCCTACTTCTCCGAAAGAGAATTGTCCGCAGCAGACCATCATCGAGCCTACTACCGTGTATGGTATTTCAAAATATGCGGGAGAGTTCTGGTGCAACTATTATCATCAGCGTTATGGAGTGGATGTGCGCAGCATCCGTTACCCGGGCCTGATCAGCTTTAAATCCCCTCCCGGCGGGGGAACTACGGATTATGCTGTAGAAATCTTCCACGAAGCACTGGAAGAGAAAAAATACACCTGCTTCCTCAAAGAAGATACTTATCTTCCAATGATGTATATGCCTGATGCCATCCGTGGCACCATCGAACTGATGGAAGCTCCGGCCAGCAAGATCAACGTGCGTCATTCCTACAATCTTTCAGGGATGAGTTTCTCTCCCAAAGAGATCGGCGCAGAGATCAAAAAGCATATACCGGATTTCACGATCGATTATAAACCCGACTACCGCCAGGCCATTGCCGACAGCTGGCCTGCAAGTATCGATGATTCCGTGGCGAGAAATGACTGGGGATGGAAGCATGAGTTCGATCTGGCAAAAATGACCAAAGACATGCTGGTGAACCTTGAAAAAAAAGGATAG
- a CDS encoding family 20 glycosylhydrolase, translated as MLRIVYPVVVLCIMTISAIAQKKTKLHPVQHIKVEWEIVENHYQGKSGFQSAFTFTNNGKSDLPAKGWSLYFNIARAIRPETVEGGMAIANINGDLFKLTPAAGFKGLKPGQSVRVPFVASDWVINYTDAPLGLFWVLDDQPEKGLKVENYRIIPATQLKQIKRAPDDKYGFTTPADLYLQNSKIEELPVEGLTKIFPTPAYYKEGQGVFLLDQINVIAAADPMFTKEAGYLAIEIGAVLGKDILISINGSTGPVVITKEDMPAEAYELSIEPDRIRIKASDRAGAFYAIQSIRSLLPAKAFAGKAAGASIPVLQVKDAPRFGFRAFMLDVGRNFHSKQQVLRVLDLMALYKLNVFHFHFSEDEGWRIEMPSLPELTQIGARRGFPVDESKQLMPSFGSGPDNKSSGTGHYTKEEFIEILKYAQKRHIRVIPEIESPGHARAAVVSMKARYERLMKEGKKEAAEEFMLHDPNDQSEYKSVQGWRDNAMNVAQAGVYRFLARVFDDFIAMYKEAGVPLDMIHVGGDELPAGVWEKSPVAQELIAKDPNLHTTFDLWYYYYEKVNNLLKERGLAAYGWEEAGMRKTQLDGKSHYIPNPDFARGVFQLDVWNNMLGWGAEDLAYRLANAGYEIVLSPVSNVYFDMCYYKNFDEPGYYWGGFIDLDKPWQFIPYDYYRNARKDKFNTDLPASFFEHKERLTDYGKQHITGMQGLLWSETLVTPQMMEYMLLPKLLGLSERAWSVDPDWTSEPEPMAGAAYWKDWSRFVNRVGKRELPKLDYLSGGFAYRIPTPGLVVENGIVKANIQLPGLTLRYTTDGKDPDLNSKLYTGPVSEKGMIKMKAFSSNGRSGRVAEVKNE; from the coding sequence ATGCTACGAATTGTGTATCCCGTTGTTGTTCTCTGTATCATGACCATCTCAGCAATAGCCCAGAAGAAGACGAAGCTGCATCCTGTTCAGCATATCAAAGTGGAATGGGAGATCGTCGAAAATCATTACCAGGGCAAATCAGGATTTCAAAGTGCATTCACTTTCACCAATAATGGAAAAAGCGACCTTCCTGCCAAAGGATGGTCGCTTTATTTCAATATAGCCCGCGCTATCCGGCCGGAGACGGTGGAAGGCGGAATGGCCATCGCCAATATCAATGGCGATCTCTTCAAACTTACGCCTGCTGCAGGTTTCAAAGGACTTAAGCCCGGCCAGTCCGTTCGTGTGCCTTTTGTGGCGAGCGACTGGGTGATCAATTACACCGATGCGCCCCTTGGCTTGTTCTGGGTATTGGATGATCAGCCGGAAAAAGGACTGAAAGTGGAAAACTATCGTATTATTCCCGCCACGCAATTGAAGCAGATCAAACGGGCGCCGGATGATAAATACGGATTCACTACTCCCGCCGATCTCTACCTGCAGAACAGTAAGATCGAAGAGCTGCCGGTAGAAGGGCTTACCAAAATATTCCCAACACCCGCTTATTACAAGGAAGGGCAGGGCGTTTTCCTGCTCGATCAGATCAACGTGATAGCTGCGGCAGACCCCATGTTTACGAAAGAAGCAGGCTACCTGGCTATCGAAATTGGCGCAGTGCTGGGAAAAGATATACTGATATCAATCAATGGCAGTACCGGGCCTGTTGTGATTACCAAAGAAGACATGCCTGCTGAAGCATATGAGTTATCTATAGAGCCAGACCGCATTCGTATCAAAGCCAGCGACAGAGCCGGCGCTTTCTATGCCATTCAATCAATCCGTTCGCTCCTGCCTGCTAAAGCATTTGCCGGAAAAGCAGCGGGTGCAAGCATTCCGGTATTACAGGTGAAAGATGCACCGCGCTTCGGTTTCAGGGCCTTCATGCTGGATGTGGGCCGCAACTTCCATTCAAAGCAACAGGTGTTGCGTGTGCTGGATCTGATGGCTTTGTATAAACTCAATGTATTCCATTTCCATTTCAGTGAAGACGAAGGCTGGCGCATCGAAATGCCCTCTCTTCCTGAGCTCACGCAGATTGGCGCACGCAGGGGATTCCCGGTAGATGAAAGCAAACAGCTGATGCCGAGCTTCGGTTCCGGTCCGGATAACAAATCTTCCGGCACTGGTCATTATACAAAAGAAGAATTCATAGAGATCCTGAAATATGCGCAAAAGCGTCATATCCGTGTGATACCGGAAATTGAATCTCCTGGTCATGCGCGTGCAGCTGTTGTAAGTATGAAAGCCCGCTATGAGCGTTTGATGAAAGAAGGGAAGAAAGAAGCGGCAGAAGAATTCATGTTGCATGATCCCAATGATCAATCAGAATACAAATCAGTACAGGGCTGGCGCGATAATGCTATGAATGTGGCGCAGGCCGGAGTGTATCGTTTTCTTGCGCGTGTATTTGATGATTTCATCGCAATGTATAAAGAAGCAGGCGTTCCGCTGGATATGATCCATGTGGGCGGAGATGAGCTTCCCGCGGGTGTTTGGGAGAAATCGCCGGTGGCGCAGGAACTGATCGCAAAGGATCCGAACCTGCATACCACTTTCGATCTCTGGTATTACTATTATGAAAAAGTGAACAACCTGCTGAAGGAAAGAGGGCTTGCTGCATATGGATGGGAAGAAGCAGGCATGCGTAAAACGCAGCTCGATGGCAAGTCCCATTATATTCCCAATCCTGATTTCGCACGCGGTGTTTTTCAGCTTGATGTCTGGAACAATATGCTGGGCTGGGGTGCGGAAGACCTTGCTTACCGTTTGGCGAATGCAGGTTATGAGATCGTGCTGTCGCCCGTGAGCAATGTGTATTTCGATATGTGCTATTACAAGAACTTCGATGAGCCGGGCTATTACTGGGGTGGCTTCATCGATCTGGATAAACCATGGCAGTTCATTCCTTACGACTACTACCGCAATGCAAGGAAAGATAAATTCAATACAGATCTTCCAGCATCTTTCTTCGAGCATAAAGAGCGGCTCACGGATTATGGAAAACAGCATATCACCGGCATGCAGGGATTACTCTGGAGTGAAACACTGGTAACGCCGCAGATGATGGAATACATGTTGCTGCCGAAATTGCTGGGACTTTCTGAAAGGGCCTGGAGTGTTGATCCGGACTGGACTTCAGAGCCTGAGCCGATGGCAGGCGCTGCTTACTGGAAAGACTGGAGCCGGTTTGTGAACCGCGTGGGTAAGAGAGAACTGCCGAAACTGGATTATTTGTCGGGAGGATTTGCTTATCGTATTCCAACTCCCGGATTGGTGGTAGAAAATGGAATAGTGAAAGCAAATATTCAATTGCCGGGATTGACACTTCGTTATACCACCGATGGTAAAGATCCCGATCTGAACAGCAAATTGTATACAGGCCCGGTTTCAGAGAAAGGCATGATCAAAATGAAAGCATTCAGCTCAAATGGCAGAAGCGGAAGAGTGGCGGAAGTGAAGAACGAGTAG